From Salminus brasiliensis chromosome 12, fSalBra1.hap2, whole genome shotgun sequence:
tatctgTACTCGGTATCTGccgatacttgaaaatctggtatcagtATTGGTATCGGAAACAGTGGTATTGGTGCATCCCCTAGAATTTTGTAGTTGCAAGAGAACTGTATTTAATCTGAAACACGTTTGCTACAGTAGTGACCATTTTCTTGCTTGTGATGAAGGTTATGGCGTCCACTAAGCAGATGCTGAACTTTCTTCTTGCCATTTCTTTCCTTTTAGGTAAGTAGTCAAATGTACTAATAAGCAGCGTCGTAAataactgaatgaatgaatgttgtATTAATATGACTCCCACTGTTTGAATGCAGTATTGGTGGGATCCACAAACTTGTGTGTTTCGCGTCGATGTCTCGCTAATGAGCTCATTAAAAAGGAGCTGTACAGTCCTCCACAGCCTCCAGAGTGCACCATCACTGTGAACCTCACATCCATCCAGTACCAGACCCTCTCTGTCGTAAGTTTTCTCTTAACGTTTTTCATAAATTAGCTAACGTGCTCAGTTTATCCCTCACCACAGTCCAAATGAGACATCCTTGGTGTCTAAAGTTTGCTAAAGTTTGCTACGAGGTAACTGTAACTGTTTCATGTGGTTAAGTAATCTTATGTGATTTCTAAACACTACGAAAAATTGTAATATCTAAAAATGCACAGAAGTACAGACACAATTTTTAAGCAATTTTAACAGGCAAGATCATGCTCCCCTACTTgcacgtgtttctgcattgtggccatTTCTATTTCTTcacagctctgaaactttttaaatgtacagtgaCTCAACCAGTCGAATAGAACCAGTAGAATATTTTATTTgggataaaatataaaacagtaCAATCTATAAAAGTGGAAGACCATAAACATCAGGATTATAGCTAGTCAGTACAGACACAGTTCTGGCTTAGAGATGGGTGCTACTGTACTATTTTAAGCACGTGTGTAATGATCACGACAGTCTGGTTACAGTAAGGGCTTCACAGGGTATGATTGTAAATCCATCACCAAGCTCTGAGGAGCCACTGCATTGCAGATCATTCAGTAAGAAGCTCTATTGGCTGACTGATCATAAGACTGATTTCAGATTCTGCTCAGAAATCTTCAGAAGTGAGTGTAAAAGCCACATGCACAGGTTGCTTTGGCATGGCTGTGCTTTCAACTAATTTCTTTGATCACTTAGAATTTGGGGCTTCAAAGTGGATTTTTAGGGCTTGGTGATTATGGATTTACACCACACATGCACTGTTGAACTGATCATTTTGAGATTGTTTGCATAATGCTATCTAGgaagggtatatatatatatatatatatatatatatatacatatggggTATACTCTACTATCGCTTGACTGCtaaattagcctcatagctcttgTGAAAAACAtctaatgatgatggtgattggttaattatttaatttactttGATCATTTTTggcatacatttcattttattttatttaccaaAATATCACTACTGTACTATTACACACAAACtattacaataataaatgtaaacaaataaacaaacgaaAAACCAGCCTGAACATgctctttctgttcttttcttacCTTTACAAGGATACCAAATCTTTGCGTTTTTCAAGTCGCTTAAAAATCAGCATGGTAAGACCCTTAGcatcttatttacatttacagtaaatgacaatacattattacaataacaattatttattatttacatacacAGTACTCCACCAAAATGGATATTTACAAGACAAGCTGTTGTTGCTCTTTTAACAGGCATGGAAAGATCCAGATCTCACATGGACAGATCCACAGTACAAGTTTAAAGACCTTATACTGCCGGCCAGTAAAATCTGGACCCCTATTCTGACTGTGGACAACGCGTGAGTTAGCTAATACAGTGTCATTTGCCTTTCTCTCTTACAATGTACTTTTGATTTAGGTACAGTGTGTACtataattattacaatattgGACCTTGACTACATTACACAGTTGGACCCTGAGGCATTCAAACTTACTTATTTTCTCATCATCAGCTACATCAAGAGTCTGACTTCTTTAACATAGTATTCAATATTCAGTAATCTCTCCGTTTTTTTGTTCTATAGAGTTTACACAGATGTGAAGCCTGTTTCTAAGGATATAATCGTGAGAAGCGATGGCACTGTGAAATATGCCATTGTTATGTACATTACAGTGATGTGTGGAATCAACCTCTTCACCTATCCCTTTGTTTCTGATTCATGCCCTGTGGCCATCAATGGATGGAATCAAACCTGTAAGAAActacatgtttgtttgtttgtttaaaattgTAACCTATGTTCCCTTTCTACTGCATTACTGTTAGGACTGGCTCCAGGCAAGTTGCACCTACTGCCACCAGAGGGCAACAGCTGGCGGCTGCCAGAGCCAATCAAGCACAACAGCTTGATTTATCAGATACACTGTCATGCCACTaaaaaacactgaactcattgtcatgttaatgaaaatgtttaagCTAACTTTTACTTTGTgccatggtgcattatcatgctggaagtagccaatAAGAGATGGCTACTGTGAGGAAACCTGCCAAGAAAGCATTCCCTGTGCCATTACATCACTCCCACCATCCTGGACTGTTGAATGCAACACTGTCCGGTTTCGGTGAGCTTTtggccactgcagcctcagctttctgagatgcttttcagCTTCCCACAATTGTAAAGAGTGATTATCTGACTCACTGCAGTCTTTCTCTCAGCTCAGACTTGTCTGGCCATTcttcatcactctctctctctctcatcaacaaggcaaTTTTCGTCTGCAGAACTGGAGCTCACTGGATGGTCTTTCTTTATTGAGAGAACACatggttgatgtaaacattatctgtTGACCCATATCtacatgattttatgcatttgACTGCTGTCACACTATTGTCTAATTAGATAATGCATGAGTATGTGTACAGATGTTCAAATCAAAGTGCTCAATGAGTGTACATTAtgatgtattattgtaaattgCACATTTTCCTTTGcatatttcagtgtaactgaagCTAGTATCATCAAAATATCATCAGCATGAGATGTGTATAAGTGTATTTTAAATGGCTTTATCACTGAAGACATGACATATAGATCTACATTATATCTAATAAACTTAATCAGTTTGCTGAcattaacatgcttgtcttGGTTCAGCATGTGGCCTAAATCTCCAGTATGGGTCGATATTTTCAAGGGGAGGAGATCGAGGGGAATGGAGAACTGTATCAGTGGACCTCCGTGGAAAAGGACGTAACTACCTCAGTGTAAATAAGCTGTTTAATTCTCATAACAAAGAGATACAATTTTGTGCTTACTATCATATCTTTAAAACATTAGGTGTGAATGGAATTTTGATCATCTAAACTCTCAGAAGCAGACCCTTTCCCTCCTTTAAACAAAGAGACTCAGTCACAGATAACATTTCAAAGAgatttaaatgtaattcatCACCATGAACTTCTTTTAACACACAGGTTGCTCTGTCCATCAATCCTTTTAACGCAGTGGTGTCACTAGTCCTGCCCAGTGCACTCATCATGGTTGTCGACCTGGTGAGCTTTGCTTTGCCCCTGGATGGTGGCGAACGCAACCCCTTCAAGATCAAGCTGGTGTTCAGCTTTACCATGTTTCTTCTAATGCTCTGCAAACAACTGCCTGTCTCTGGCCGCTGCAGCCCTCTGATCTGTAAGTGGGACTTACAGGGACTACAGGGGTTACCAAAAAAGGTTGCTGAAAATGTGCCTCATGTTTTTATGTGCCATGCATTTAATTTGAGCATTTAACACTAgaatgtatattaaatataattctTTATCACCAGAGATCAAACCAGCAAGCTCACGATGATAGAGCTAATATGTTAATACGTTTAATATTTAAGAATTATTTTTGAAAAGGACACAACTAGGTTTCTTCTTAATGCCACAAGTGAATATAAGATAAATACTTAAGCAGGATTAGCTTGTtccttttgttttgtacaattgtAGAGAAAAACAATTTTAGCATTGAGAGGTTTAGCAAAGGTTTAGTTAATGGACAACCTCAAGAAGTGAAAGCTGAAGGTCTTGTCATCATTAAAAATCTGTGGCTAGACCTCTGCAGAGCTCCACTATTTCTTCTTATATCACACAGGGGTATTTGTGAATGGCATGGAGATATATGTAAATTCTCTAACCAGTTCTATGTCCCACAAAATTGAATAATACCTTTCATCTGTTCACATTAGATTTTCACTACTGCTTCTGCCTGATTGTACTGGTTGCGAGTGTGCTGATATCCATGATGTTGACTCGACTGGCTAAAAACGGCAGTGCCTGGCCCAGCAGGCCCCAAAGGCTGCGTGGAATAGGCATCTTTAAAACTCAAAAGGACAGCATGAGTCAGAAACTGGGTAAGAAAAGTCTACTACCCATTCATATGCCAGAGCAGTTTCTGTCATTCTGAATGATTTGTTACATGTCAGATGATTTGTCTGATCTAATTTCACGAAGCCCTCAAAATCCCTCAAAAAAGCAACTTGTGCCTCCATGCCTTCTTCACCCATACTTGAGTAACAGTATTGTTTGTTGATTTTAGTAACTGTAACTATAAAAACATGTGGATTCTTATCTTAGTAGGATCATTTGGGCCAAAACAACCTCAATCACAAAGCAGTACACACATTTTACCAGATGGTGTCACCAATGCAACATTGACCACTACAACGAAATACAAAACAAACCAGCAAGCCTCGTCAAATGTGGTCAATCAACCATGTTACATTTCAAACAGCGGGTGTTGTTATTTAACAGCTTGGTAGTTTTGTAGTCAATTTACTTTCATGCAGTGTCATTTCAATGCACTTGAATACGGGGCCCCACTGGTAACATCCCTTCTTAATAAAGAAAGTGCATGTAAACAGCTTACAAATGTTTGGAACAGGTTCAGCATGCATAGCCAggacttagtaaggcatgggaacaagataattaggTTGTGACAATTAGGTCATGGTCACAACATAGCAAGGTGTGGGAATCAGTTTTTCCCAGAACTGAATGAGGAGaaaattattagttattaggaTTGTTAAGAATAATATCACTAGTAAGTTGTGGCCACACTTTCATTTTTGGGAGGTCACCAGCAAGCAATGTTTGCTTGTTGCATGGCAACATTTGGAGGACAAATgtacacagaaaaaaaatgatCAGCTTATGTTGTAAAGTATTAGCCAAGCTTATGAAAGAAAATTACCTACTGCTTGTACTATTTTGCATGAAAGCTGTTATACCATCCACTGTATTTCAGCAGCCATTGACCTCAGTGATGTCCTAACACCATCTGAAAAACTGCCTACAAAGGAGGCCTCTGTCCAGAACATCTGTAGTTTTGTGGAGAACATGGACAAAGACGTGAGGGACAAAACAAGGAGACAGAACTATGCAAACTCCTGGGACAGAATCTGTTTCTGGACTTACCTGTGCCTGGACATGATTTACAGCATAATTATGATTGCTGTCACCAGAACAGAATTTTGTAAGGTGAACAACCTGGAGTTTTAAGACGACCATGAGGAAAGTTGGTTACATACAGCTAAAAATGTATGGCTCATGCTCATTACTTGCTATGGTATTGATTGTTACAATGGTTTATTTGTTGCAGCAGAAGTGCAACAATAAAGCAACAGATACCGTGAGAAGAGCGTGGTCACTACAGGCAGTAAAAGAAAATATGATATAAACACTACTATGGCATTTAGCTCATCACTGTTTGATATTCCAAGGTCAAGCATGATGTCATGTCCGTGCTGCAATATTTGCTTGCATCACGATTTCCGTGTGCGTCTTTAAAGgccaggaagaaaaaaaaagagatgagaGAGTCATAGACAGCTGACTCTCCTGGCTTGAGTGCAGGCTACCAGTTATCAGTCCTTTTTGTCAAGGACACATTGAGGCCTTCAGGCCAGCAATTGAAAGCCAAACTCAAACCAcgtaaaagaaaacagaaagcgGCCTCTAATCTCCAGTGGACAATTAGGATATTTATGTGTATGTTCCTCTATTAAAAATCTGCAAATCTGAAAGATAAATTTACAAAAATGAAATGTTGGCTGTAAGCTTTCTTTGGATGACTGGTATGGGCCCTGTGCTTAAGATCAGGAAACTATTGGTAAAAATCCTGATTTTTCCAAGGGGTATTTTAATGCATGTCTTCACTCAGAAGCTTGAAGTTGATAAAATATCCATGTACATACCTTACATATATTCATAATCATATCCATATACCTAATATGTATATACCATAATATAACCTCATATTCAGCACTACTCATATCATGTcataaaaaataagacattcttGTTTTTCTATAATCTCATATTAAATGTTTTGACTTTTACTGATGCCTATGAGTGTTTGCCCTATGTCATTAAGGGTGAGCCAGCTGGCAATAattacatcaacaacaacaaaaaaacggAAACAACGCTGTAATGGGAACACTTAAATATACAGTAACTTGCAAACTGCAAGTTACTGTAAATTTCACAGTATGTATATAGTACATTTACTCACATACTGAATTACTGAATTTGGACCATTACACAGACGGTGACTAGACTAGTCTACGATGTTTGTTTGTATATGTCACCAGTGCAAGATTTGGACCCCTGGTCTACACATTCACAGTCTGCCTAATCTTTGATGTCTTCAAGGCTGACCAAGCTTTCTCATTGGTAGAATTTAAGTGCCTCTTTTTATAGACTGTACTGTAAAACTACACTACTTGTATAATAACAGGACTATTCGGGGTCTGTCTCAGGAAACAAATTTATCCCAGACTGGGTTTCTGACTAAAAACCTAAACACTTTCACCTGCCATCAGCTTGATTCATGAAAGCAATTACACTCAAGCTGTTCATTTACTTAAGATACTCATGCGTGTGCACATGGTCAGCATGATCTTATGGTCAGCAGACAGTCATGTGAAACTGCTAATAGGCCCAAGAGGTATTTATGATCTTAAACCTCGAACAGAATCTGCCTTGGAGAAGGTTAGTCATGCAACTTTAGTTACCATTGCATTGAGTCTGTGGGCTGGATCTTGCTGTTTGTGAGACAGGGCCCTTGTGTGGCTTAGGGGAGTTTCTTTATCAGACACTTAAGATTTGTTTGCCCTACACTATAGCCTTTAGTCTGTAGTTTGCTCATTGTGGTCTGGACCCAATATCAGTGCTTTCCTTTACAGCAATTCCTACACAAAACTGTACTGACCTGAATCAAATGttacaataataaatacataacaacaacaacaacaacaacaaaacaaaatgcattcatttttattGCACAGACCAGCTAAATGAACTAGTCCCACATTTTGAAGTTTTCTCTCAGGCACCACTGAGCAATTTATATGtgatttatttatgatttatttatgatttatttttataagaGCATTTTCACCAACAGTCAAAAAGCAGGATTTACAACTTATACAAAATGCTATACCAATACTT
This genomic window contains:
- the LOC140574525 gene encoding 5-hydroxytryptamine receptor 3A-like; this encodes MASTKQMLNFLLAISFLLVLVGSTNLCVSRRCLANELIKKELYSPPQPPECTITVNLTSIQYQTLSVDTKSLRFSSRLKISMAWKDPDLTWTDPQYKFKDLILPASKIWTPILTVDNAVYTDVKPVSKDIIVRSDGTVKYAIVMYITVMCGINLFTYPFVSDSCPVAINGWNQTSCGLNLQYGSIFSRGGDRGEWRTVSVDLRGKGRNYLSVALSINPFNAVVSLVLPSALIMVVDLVSFALPLDGGERNPFKIKLVFSFTMFLLMLCKQLPVSGRCSPLIYFHYCFCLIVLVASVLISMMLTRLAKNGSAWPSRPQRLRGIGIFKTQKDSMSQKLAIDLSDVLTPSEKLPTKEASVQNICSFVENMDKDVRDKTRRQNYANSWDRICFWTYLCLDMIYSIIMIAVTRTEFCKVNNLEF